From the Burkholderia ubonensis subsp. mesacidophila genome, the window GCGGCGCTGCCCGCCGCAATCAGACACGAGGCCACGAGTGCCCTGAAACCTAGGTTCGTCATCAAACTCATGCTTCTTGCTTCCCGTATGACTTGTATCGCTGCGCAACCGCACAGACTGTAAAAATACCCGATTCGTTCCCGTCTTACAGCGACGGCGGGAGTGTAAGCGCATTTCCGTTCACTCCGCCGCCTTGAAGGTAATCGTAATGTCCGATGGAGTACGACCGTTAGAATCGGGCGGCAACGGGACCGACGCCTGGATCGCACTGACCACGGCCTGATCCCACCCCGAATTTCCGCTCGAACGGCGGATCGATACGCTCAATACGTCGCCCGACGGCGTGCAACGGATCGCGACGACGGTCGTCAGGCTGTCGCGCTCGCCGCCCCAGACGATGTGCGGCTTGACGCGGCGCCGCACCTTGTCCGGATAGCCCGGGGTGGCGGCGTTGCCGCCGGAGCCCGTGCCGGTGCCGCTCTTCGCGAGACCTTCGCCACCGCCTTCGCCGCCGCCCGCCAGCCCTTGCATCTGCGCGAGGCGCACACGCCGCTCCTGGTCGAGCTTCGCCTTCGACGCCGCGTCGGCTTTCGCGCGGGCCGACGCTTCAGCCTTCGCCTTGGCCGCGGCTTCGGCTTTCGCCTTCGCGGCCTGCTGCTGCGCTTCGAGCTTCGCCTGCTTCTGCTGCTCGAGCTTCTGCTGTTCCAGTTTCTGCTGCTCGGCGAGCTGCTTCTGCTTGAGCTTTTCAGCCTGCTTCTGCTTTTCCTGCTCGGCGGCCTTCTGCTCGGCGAGCGCGGCGGCCTGCCGGGCCGCAAGCTGCGCGCGTTTGGCCTGCTCTTCCTGTTCCGCCTTGAGCTGCTGCGCGCGGCGCTGCTGTTCGAGCAGCGCTTCGCGTGCGGCGGCTTCCTGCTGACGCTTTTTGTGCTGCAGCGCGATGTCCGCTTCCTCGTTCTTCACCGGGGGAGGGGGCGGCGCGAGGCGGACGGGCGGCGTCGGGACCGGCTGCGGCGCCTGCATGTCGGGCACCGTTGTCCACAGCTCGGCCTCGGCGCCGGCCGGCGTGCTGTTCTGCCATTGCACGCCGTGATACAGGAACAGCGCGAGCAGCACGTGCATCAACGCCGCGAGCGCGAATGCGCGCCACGTGCCGCGCTCGCGCGGCGGCATCGGCGGGTAGGCGGTGCTGCGCGGGGGGTGCCGTTTCATTATTGCGATTTGACGAGGAGGCCGACGCGCTTGACGCCGCGCGCCTTCAGATCCGACATCACGGTCATCACTGCATCGTACTGCACGGTCTTGTCGGCCGCGATCACGACCGGCTGGTCAGGATGATCCGCCTGACGGGCGGCGATGAAGCTGTCGAGCTCGGCCTTCGTCATCGTGTCTTCCTGCGTCGCGCCGGATGCGCCCTTGTACTTGACGCTCATCGTGCGGTCGGCCTTGATGTTGACAACGACCGGGGGCGTCTGCTCCTGCGGGGCGGCGTTGCCGACGGTCGGCAGGTTGATGATCGACGGCGCGACGAGCGGCGCGGTGACCATGAAGATCACGAGCAGCACGAGCATCACGTCGATGTACGGCACGACGTTGATGTCGGCCATCGCGCGGCGCGAGCGGCCGCCGCGCATGCTGGATCGGATGGGAGTTCCGGCCATGTCGCGCTCCTTACTGGGCCTGACGCTGCAGGATGTTCGAGAACTCTTCGATGAAGGTCTCGAAGCGGATCGCGATGCGGTCGATGTCGTGCGCGTAGCGGTTGTAGGCGACGACGGCCGGAATCGCGGCGAACAGGCCGATCGCGGTGGCGACGAGCGCTTCGGCGATGCCCGGTGCGACGTTCGCGAGCGTCGCCTGCTGGACGTTCGCGAGGCCGCGGAACGAGTTCATGATCCCCCAGACCGTGCCGAACAGACCGATGTACGGGCTGACCGAGCCGACCGACGCGAGGAACGCCAGGTTCGCTTCGAGCACGTCCATCTCGCGCTGGAACGACGCGCGCATCGCGCGCCGCGCGCCGTCGAGGACGAGACCCGGGTCGCTGATGCGCTTTTCCTTTGCCTTCAGGAACTCGCGCATCCCCGATTCGAAGATCCGCTCGAGCGCGCCGATCGTGTGGCGGTTGTTCGCCGCGCTCTGATACAAGGCCTGCAGGTCGCCGCCCGACCAGAAATCCCGTTCGAAACGCTCAGTCTGCGCGCGTGCGCGGCGGATCGCGAACCACTTGCGGAAGATGAAGGTCCACGACATCAGCGACAGCAGCAGCAGCAGCCCCATCACGGCCTGGGCCAGCACGCTCGCATTGAGGACGAGGGAAATGATCGACAGGTCTTGAGAAGTGTTCATAGAGGTTTGAGTAACGTCCCTTCGGGGGCGCCCGGCTAAGGAGCCCGGCTAGGCGTGCCCGGCCGAGATTGCCCGGCGTGGGCGCGGCGCAGCGCGCCGGGATGCCGAACCTTGCTTAGTATCGATTCAGGAAGGCAAGTTCATAGGCTTTGTCTAAACGGGGCTCACGCGAGCCGCGTTGACAACACAGTGTGCCCGGCGTCGATGACGGGCCCGCGTTGCAGCGTGTCGAGCACCGCCGGCGGGATTGCCGCGGGGCGGATGCCGGTGCGGTCGACGCAACCGATGCGGATCTGCCCGGCGACCAGCAGCGTGTCGCCACGCCACGCTTCCTGCATGAATTCCACCGACGCGCGGCCGATCCGTCCGGGCCGGCTCGTGATCGCGAGCATATCGTCGAGCCGCGCCGGCGCGCGATAGTCGAGCGCCGTGCTGCGGACGATGAAGATCGCGCCGGTTTCGTCGGCGAGGCGCCGCTGGTCTATGCCGCAGGCGCGCAGCCACTCGGTGCGCGCGCGCTCGAAGAATTTCAGGTAGTTGGCATAGAAGACGATGCCGCCTGCGTCGGTATCCTCGTAATACACGCGAACCGGCCAGGTGAAGCCGGAAGGCGCTTCCGGGGGGCGGGTAGGCTGAGTCATGGCGCGCATTTTACCGGAAGCGGGGAGGCCGCTTCGCAACCGATTCGTAACGGAATGTTCCGGGCCGCGAGCCGGCCGCCGGGGCGGCTCGCGGCGGGCCGTCAGCCGCGATGGACGGTCAGGCCGGCCGGCGCCTGGGCGACCGGCATCATCTCGATCGTGTTGATGTTCACGTGCGCGGGACGCGTCGCGATCCAGTAGATCGTGTCGGCGATGTCCTCCGCCGTGAGCGGCTGGACGTTCGCGTACACGCCGGCCGCCTTCGCGTCGTCGCCGCGGAAGCGGACGTTCGAGAATTCGGTGCCGCCGCACAGCCCCGGCTCGATGTCGGTGACGCGCAGCGGCGTGCCGATCAGGTCGGCGCGCAGGTTCAGGCTGAATTGTCTGACGAACGCCTTGGTGGCGCCGTACACGTTGCCGCCCGGGTACGGGTAGGTGCCGGCCACCGAGCCGAGGTTGAAGATATGGCCGCGGCCGCGCGCGATCATGCCCGGCAGCAGCGCGTGCGTGACCGTCACGAGGCCCGAGCAGTTGGTGTCGATCATCGTCTGCCACTCGTCGAGGCTCGCCTTGTGGGCAGGCTCGACGCCGAGTGCGAGGCCGGCGTTGTTGACGAGCACGTCGAGCGCGGCGAACTCGGCGGGAAGCGATGCCGGCACGGCTTCGACGGCGGCGCGGTCGCGCACGTCGAGCTCGAGCGGCAGCAGTGCGTCGCCGAGCTCGGCCGCGAGCGCGTCGAGACGATCCTTGCGGCGCGCGGTCGCGACGACGCGGTGGCCGCCCGTGACGAAGGCACGGGCGATGGCGGCGCCGAAGCCGGCGGACGCGCCTGTGACGAACACGATCATTGCTGCTCCTGGTCGGTAGGGTAGCGGGTGGGGAACCTGCAAGCGTACTGAGATTGCCGCACCGCGGCAAGGCGCAAAGCTCAGTCGGCGCGGGCGGCGGAACTCTGTCCCCGTTTGTTTGCGGCGGTCGCCGCGCGGTTGCCTATTCATGACGCATCCAATAAACTAACGCGCTCATCACCCCTGCGTGACTGGCGATAGAACCCTCGGGTTCAAGGTGGAGCATCCCACCGTGAAGCGCAGGGCGCCGTTTTTGCCGTTCGCCTGGGCAGCCGTTGTGCGCCGTCGCGTGCATCGCCGGTGGCTGTCCCTGCCTCGCGTCATACGGATTCTTCCGCCACGTCGAGCTGGTGCCGCCAGCAGCGCAATGTACTCGGCCACCCCGGTCAACCTGTACACACTTAACGGAAACCGTATGTTTGACAGAGCCCAAAGCACCATTGCGAACGTCGATCCCGAAGTCTTTGCAGCGATCGAGCAGGAAAACCGCCGCCAGGAAGATCACATCGAGCTGATCGCGTCGGAAAACTACACGAGCCCGGCCGTGATGGCCGCGCAGGGCTCGCAACTCACGAACAAGTACGCCGAAGGGTATCCGGGCAAGCGCTACTACGGCGGCTGCGAATACGTCGACATCGTCGAGCAGCTCGCGATCGACCGCGTGAAGGAACTGTTCGGCGCCGAAGCCGCGAACGTGCAGCCGAACTCGGGTTCGCAGGCGAACCAGGGCGTGTTCTTCGCGATGCTCAAGCCGGGCGACACGATCATGGGCATGAGCCTCGCGCACGGCGGCCACCTGACGCACGGCTCGCCCGTGAACATGTCGGGCAAGTGGTTCAACGTCGTCAGCTACGGCCTGAACGAAAGCGAAGACATCGACTACGAAGCGGCCGAGCAGCTTGCGCAGGAGCACAAGCCGAAGCTGATCGTCGCGGGCGCGTCGGCGTTCGCGCTGAAAATCGACTTCGAGCGTCTCGCGAAGATCGCGAAGTCGGTCGGCGCGTACCTGATGGTCGACATGGCGCACTACGCGGGCCTGATTGCCGCGGGCGTCTACCCGAACCCGGTGCCGCACGCCGATTTCGTCACGACCACGACCCACAAGAGCCTGCGCGGCCCGCGCGGCGGCGTGATCCTGATGAAGGCCGAGTACGAGAAGCAGATCAACT encodes:
- the tolA gene encoding cell envelope integrity protein TolA, with product MKRHPPRSTAYPPMPPRERGTWRAFALAALMHVLLALFLYHGVQWQNSTPAGAEAELWTTVPDMQAPQPVPTPPVRLAPPPPPVKNEEADIALQHKKRQQEAAAREALLEQQRRAQQLKAEQEEQAKRAQLAARQAAALAEQKAAEQEKQKQAEKLKQKQLAEQQKLEQQKLEQQKQAKLEAQQQAAKAKAEAAAKAKAEASARAKADAASKAKLDQERRVRLAQMQGLAGGGEGGGEGLAKSGTGTGSGGNAATPGYPDKVRRRVKPHIVWGGERDSLTTVVAIRCTPSGDVLSVSIRRSSGNSGWDQAVVSAIQASVPLPPDSNGRTPSDITITFKAAE
- the tolR gene encoding protein TolR, with protein sequence MAGTPIRSSMRGGRSRRAMADINVVPYIDVMLVLLVIFMVTAPLVAPSIINLPTVGNAAPQEQTPPVVVNIKADRTMSVKYKGASGATQEDTMTKAELDSFIAARQADHPDQPVVIAADKTVQYDAVMTVMSDLKARGVKRVGLLVKSQ
- the tolQ gene encoding protein TolQ produces the protein MNTSQDLSIISLVLNASVLAQAVMGLLLLLSLMSWTFIFRKWFAIRRARAQTERFERDFWSGGDLQALYQSAANNRHTIGALERIFESGMREFLKAKEKRISDPGLVLDGARRAMRASFQREMDVLEANLAFLASVGSVSPYIGLFGTVWGIMNSFRGLANVQQATLANVAPGIAEALVATAIGLFAAIPAVVAYNRYAHDIDRIAIRFETFIEEFSNILQRQAQ
- the ybgC gene encoding tol-pal system-associated acyl-CoA thioesterase, coding for MRAMTQPTRPPEAPSGFTWPVRVYYEDTDAGGIVFYANYLKFFERARTEWLRACGIDQRRLADETGAIFIVRSTALDYRAPARLDDMLAITSRPGRIGRASVEFMQEAWRGDTLLVAGQIRIGCVDRTGIRPAAIPPAVLDTLQRGPVIDAGHTVLSTRLA
- a CDS encoding SDR family NAD(P)-dependent oxidoreductase, with amino-acid sequence MIVFVTGASAGFGAAIARAFVTGGHRVVATARRKDRLDALAAELGDALLPLELDVRDRAAVEAVPASLPAEFAALDVLVNNAGLALGVEPAHKASLDEWQTMIDTNCSGLVTVTHALLPGMIARGRGHIFNLGSVAGTYPYPGGNVYGATKAFVRQFSLNLRADLIGTPLRVTDIEPGLCGGTEFSNVRFRGDDAKAAGVYANVQPLTAEDIADTIYWIATRPAHVNINTIEMMPVAQAPAGLTVHRG
- the glyA gene encoding serine hydroxymethyltransferase gives rise to the protein MFDRAQSTIANVDPEVFAAIEQENRRQEDHIELIASENYTSPAVMAAQGSQLTNKYAEGYPGKRYYGGCEYVDIVEQLAIDRVKELFGAEAANVQPNSGSQANQGVFFAMLKPGDTIMGMSLAHGGHLTHGSPVNMSGKWFNVVSYGLNESEDIDYEAAEQLAQEHKPKLIVAGASAFALKIDFERLAKIAKSVGAYLMVDMAHYAGLIAAGVYPNPVPHADFVTTTTHKSLRGPRGGVILMKAEYEKQINSAIFPGIQGGPLMHVIAAKAVAFKEALSPDFKAYQQKVVENARVLAETLVKRGLRIVSGRTESHVMLVDLRAKNITGKAAEAALGAAHITVNKNAIPNDPEKPFVTSGVRLGSPAMTTRGFGTAEAELVGNLIADVLDTPEDAATIERVRAQVAELTKRFPVYR